ATGTAGCACCCACAGCAACGCATATCGGTTCTGAACTACCAAGTAAAGAGCTTGAATCTGACGACGCTGATGATGACGAAGATGAGGAAGAGGTTAACAAAGGCCCCGATCCTGAAGAAGCAGCTGAAAAATTTGCCGAACTACGTAAACTCCACACAGCATTACTAAAAGGCATTAAAGAAGACGGTTTAGAACACCCGAAAACTCGCCTACACGTTGAAATGCTAGGTGAAGTATTCCGTACTTTCCGTCTGATCCCAAAACAGTTTGATCGCATTGTAAATAACATGCGTGACATGATGGATCACGTACGTGTGCAAGAACGTCTTGTAATCAAGATGTGTGTTGAACAATGCAAAATGCCAAAAGCAGCGTTCGTTGAAGCATTTGCTGGTAACGAAACTGACGGCACTTGGTTTGAAAAAGCACAACAATCAACAGCACCTTATGCGCAAGCATTACAACGTATCGATTTTGACGTACGTCGCTGTATTAACAAATTAAAGTTAGTAGAAAATACGACTGGTCTGACTATATCTCAGATTAAAAACATCAACCGTCGTATGAGTATTGGTGAAGCGAAAGCCCGCCGAGCGAAAAAAGAAATGGTTGAAGCGAATTTACGTCTCGTAATTTCGATTGCCAAAAAATACACTAACCGTGGTCTACAGTTCCTAGATTTAATCCAGGAAGGTAACATCGGTCTGATGAAAGCCGTAGATAAGTTTGAATACCGTCGTGGTTACAAATTCTCAACTTACGCTACATGGTGGATCCGTCAGGCAATCACGCGTTCTATTGCTGACCAAGCACGTACAATCCGTATCCCAGTGCATATGATTGAAACAATCAATAAACTGAATCGTATCTCGCGTCAAATGTTGCAAGAGATGGGCCGTGAAGCGACGCCAGAAGAATTGGCTGAGCGCATGATGATGCCAGAAGATCGTATTCGTAAAGTATTGAAGATTGCTAAAGAGCCAATCTCAATGGAAACTCCTATCGGTGATGATGAAGATTCTCACTTAGGCGATTTCATTGAAGATACAACGCTTTCTTTACCAGTTGACGCTGCTACAAAAGATAGCCTTAAAGGCGCGACAGACGACGTTCTAGCAGGCCTAACAGCCCGTGAAGCGAAAGTACTGCGTATGCGTTTTGGTATCGATATGAATACCGATCACACACTTGAAGAAGTGGGTAAACAGTTCGATGTAACGCGTGAGCGTATCCGTCAGATTGAAGCGAAGGCATTACGTAAATTACGTCATCCTAGCCGCAGCGAACAGCTACGTAGCTTCTTAGACGAGTAATTGAATAGTTAGATACTCTTAAACACCTGATGGCAACATCAGGTGTTTTTTTATGTCTGAAATAAGGTTCATAATTAGCAGCCCATTTATCAACCGCAACAGAACACCTACTACCTTCGATGAATAATTGAGCAGTTAGCTGGTTACTTGTCTAAGTTATTGAATATGACCTAGACACGCAGAAACTATGCTTATATACTTTCTGCATCTTAAAGCGTCGTAAGAACGTTTGAAAGATCAGGGCCCTTAGCTCAGTTGGTTAGAGCATCCGACTCATAATCGGCAGGTCCCCAGTTCAAGTCTGGGAGGGCCCACCAAATTTTAGAACACTTGATGGCAACATCAGGTGTTTTTTTATGTCTGTAAGAAAGTAAAATGACTGATTTAATCAAATACGAGTCAACTCATGAAAATCCTACCTAAACCACCTTAATTAACTTTCAACACAGTCATGTTAGACACGACACCACCGAGATAAATACCAAGAAGCATACAAAGCACAGCAACTAGCCCAGCTGGTGAAAATGCCGGTAAAGCTAACAACAACTGCGTATCGTTACCACCATTGGCCAGAACTGCGCCCATACCCATCAGTATTCCTGCTGATAAATGTTTAACTACTTGTCTTATCGTCATCCATTTGAAAACAAATGAGCGAGTAAAAATAGCGGCAATCAGCATTCCCATGACCAAACTAAGTATCAATAAAAATCGCTCTGCTGACGGCCATTGTTGCTCATTTCCGTACCACACGAACAAACTAATATCTTTAAGTAGCCCGCTTGGCGTCCAGTGTGGCTCATACAAAAATACTATGCTCGCCATCATGCCAATACTTAACATCGACAACCACAGTTTTTTATTATCGTTATTGAAACGAAACAAGGCGACAACTAACAATATCGACAATAACGCCATTCCCATAAAATGCATACTTGGCGGCAGGATATAAACATCGCTTTCAACTTTATCAATAAATGAGGCAAGCAAAACCCAGCCTGTTAACCAGCCAAAAATTGTCACCATCATCGCCATATCTCCACGTGTCAGGCGGCTAACGGTCGATACACCACAACCCTGATTTACTGCCGCGCCAAAACCAAATAATAACCCACCAATAGCCGAAAACCAGGTAGCTTGGTGTGAGGCTAACGAGCTGTGATCCAAGGTCACGTTAGCGATCAATAAAGGCAACCAGGCAAATGTGCCACTGAGTAGAATAGCGGCTAAAAACATCGGTTTGCCTTTAGCTGCTTGATTAACGCCTTTGACCATACATAACCCTGTTGTTTGCGCTAAATAACCAAGGCAGGCAATTAAAATCAGTGTAATAATAAATAACACCACATACTCCTGAATTTTGACCAAGATAAGAAAGCGAGAATAGAAATGTTTCAAGCCATATGAGTTAGCTTTAAATATAGTAAATTTATGATTTTGTGTATTCGACACCACCCTAAATAAAATCATGCGGTATCTCAGCGTGACTAGAAGGGTGAATGATTATCGCGAGGTGGCGGTAGAGAAGAAAGTACCTTTTGCAGAAAACGTTATTTACCAAGATGACTGCATTATGGTTGCCTACAACCCCTTTTTTAGCGGTCAGTCCTAGTGGTCAATTCGTTAATGAGTGCTTAGTTAACCGTCTAAGAATAAAAATAGGAATAGAAATACTGGTAACAGCACATAGACTTGATCGTGCCACAGCGGGGCTTATGTTGCTATCAAAGCTGCCAGATTAGCGTTCTCTGTACCATTACTTATTTAAACATGGCAATATCACCAAGCATTATCAAGCCATTGCCCGCTTAACACCCGAGTTACGACAACGGCAGCAACAAGGTGAACTCGCGTTACCACTGCATTGGACTGTAAAAAATAGAATTGTAAAAGGCGAACCGAGTTTCACGATGAAAATTGCAGACGGTGAAGCGAATAGTCATTCTGAAATAGACTTGATTGAATAGCGCGAGTAAAACTCAGGAAGAGTAAGCCTAAATTACAGAATAATTCGAATGTTGAATAAATATGGGGGGGAGGAACCTAAGGCCAGACTAATATGACAGACTCAGCTAATTCTTCGAATGTCAGCCCTAAATAACAGTCCCACCTTCCCTTAGCGGTGATTTTCCCTTACAAATTAATCAGCTTGATATCGTTATCCCAGCACTTCGCCACATAATCAATGAACTGGCGAACGACTGGCTGCTGGTAACTCCTCGACAAATAAACCGCCCACAGAGAACTATTTGGAATTGCATATTCGGTTAACAAAGGAATAAGCTGACCACTGCTGATCAAAGGATTAGCTAGATCACAAGGTAAACGCACAATGCCGGTACCACGGATCGCAGATCGGGAAAGCGTAACCAAGTTATTCGCTTTAATATTGCCTTTAACGACTACCGAGTAATGATGATTGTCTCGAATAAAGTCCCACGTTGCTCCCCCCATATGGATGAAACAATTGTGATCGCGCAGATCATTCGGCTCATTCGGTGTCGAATGTGATTTCAAGTAAGTTGGAGAAGCACATATTACAGAGTCAATCGCCATCAATTTTCTGGCGATCAAATTTTCATCCGGTTGACTCGTATAGCGCAGAGCGATATCAATACGCTCATCAACGAGCTGGGAAAAGCTATCTGATGCTAAAATGTCAATTGTGACATCTGGGTTTACCTTAGTGAAATCATTAATGACATCAAGCAGTAATCCTTGCGCTAGACCTACTGGTGATGAGATTCGAATGGTTCCCGATAAATGTTGGGATTGGTACAAGGCTCTGGCTTCTAATTCGGCAGTCTCGTGCAATATCCACTCACAACGCCTTAACGTCTCTTCACCTGCTACCGTTAAGCTCACCTTACGTGTGGTTCGATGCAACAATCGCTGTTGCAGCCATGATTCAACCTCCTGAACATGCCGTGAAACTTGCAAACGACTCAGTCCTAAGTTCTCTGCAGCTTTGGTAAAGCTAGCCGTATTCGCTACTTCAATAAAACTGCGCATTGCTGTTAATCGATCCATATAGCCTCACCAATTAGTAACCCTAAAGGATACAATCTACATCAATTATTGGTATTTATCTCAAAATATTAATCTATTAGACTAGCTCTATCGTTGAAATACAGATTAATCATTAGGAAAAAATAAATGAAAAAGTTAATACCGTTTTTGGCTCTGGCCTTCGTGGGTGCTTCACAAGCTGAGAGTTTAGTTTCGGAACCTGTGGTGGTTGGTGAATCATTTGGTTTTACCGAAGGGCCTGCTTGGGACAATCAACAGCATCGCTTTGTATTTAGTGATATCCCTAATCACACATTATGGCAGGTGACTGCGGACGGTACGCTCAGCAAAATCACTGATAATTCAGGTTATTCAAATGGTAATGCCGTAGATAACAATGGCAACATATGGAGTGCTCGCCATGACCGCAAATTAAGCCGCATGACGCCATCAGGAAAAGTAGATGTAGTTGCCGCTAATTTTAATGGTGCGCCATTGAATAGCCCCAATGATATAACGGTTGCAAGTGATGGGGCTATTTGGTTTACAGATCCACCTTTTGGTATTCAGGGATATGGACCAGAAAAAGCCAATGAAGCACAACCAGTCAGAGGTATCTATCGTTGGAAAGACGGAGATCTTGACTTGATGAGTGGTGACCTAACGCTACCAAACGGTATCTCTTTCAATGATGGCAGTTTATTTGTTGCTGATACGGCAGATGGTTG
This portion of the Moritella sp. Urea-trap-13 genome encodes:
- the rpoD gene encoding RNA polymerase sigma factor RpoD, which encodes MESPQSQLKLLVAKGKEQGYLTYAEVNDHLPQDIVDSDQVEDIIQMINDMGIQVLETAPDADDLLMAENTTAPDDDAAEAAAAALASVESEIGRTTDPVRMYMREMGTVELLTREGEIKIAKRIEEGIYAVQTAVAEYPEAINSLLAQYDKFLAEEARLSDIITGFIDPNADDVAPTATHIGSELPSKELESDDADDDEDEEEVNKGPDPEEAAEKFAELRKLHTALLKGIKEDGLEHPKTRLHVEMLGEVFRTFRLIPKQFDRIVNNMRDMMDHVRVQERLVIKMCVEQCKMPKAAFVEAFAGNETDGTWFEKAQQSTAPYAQALQRIDFDVRRCINKLKLVENTTGLTISQIKNINRRMSIGEAKARRAKKEMVEANLRLVISIAKKYTNRGLQFLDLIQEGNIGLMKAVDKFEYRRGYKFSTYATWWIRQAITRSIADQARTIRIPVHMIETINKLNRISRQMLQEMGREATPEELAERMMMPEDRIRKVLKIAKEPISMETPIGDDEDSHLGDFIEDTTLSLPVDAATKDSLKGATDDVLAGLTAREAKVLRMRFGIDMNTDHTLEEVGKQFDVTRERIRQIEAKALRKLRHPSRSEQLRSFLDE
- a CDS encoding YeeE/YedE thiosulfate transporter family protein gives rise to the protein MLFIITLILIACLGYLAQTTGLCMVKGVNQAAKGKPMFLAAILLSGTFAWLPLLIANVTLDHSSLASHQATWFSAIGGLLFGFGAAVNQGCGVSTVSRLTRGDMAMMVTIFGWLTGWVLLASFIDKVESDVYILPPSMHFMGMALLSILLVVALFRFNNDNKKLWLSMLSIGMMASIVFLYEPHWTPSGLLKDISLFVWYGNEQQWPSAERFLLILSLVMGMLIAAIFTRSFVFKWMTIRQVVKHLSAGILMGMGAVLANGGNDTQLLLALPAFSPAGLVAVLCMLLGIYLGGVVSNMTVLKVN
- a CDS encoding LysR family transcriptional regulator; translated protein: MDRLTAMRSFIEVANTASFTKAAENLGLSRLQVSRHVQEVESWLQQRLLHRTTRKVSLTVAGEETLRRCEWILHETAELEARALYQSQHLSGTIRISSPVGLAQGLLLDVINDFTKVNPDVTIDILASDSFSQLVDERIDIALRYTSQPDENLIARKLMAIDSVICASPTYLKSHSTPNEPNDLRDHNCFIHMGGATWDFIRDNHHYSVVVKGNIKANNLVTLSRSAIRGTGIVRLPCDLANPLISSGQLIPLLTEYAIPNSSLWAVYLSRSYQQPVVRQFIDYVAKCWDNDIKLINL
- a CDS encoding SMP-30/gluconolactonase/LRE family protein, translated to MKKLIPFLALAFVGASQAESLVSEPVVVGESFGFTEGPAWDNQQHRFVFSDIPNHTLWQVTADGTLSKITDNSGYSNGNAVDNNGNIWSARHDRKLSRMTPSGKVDVVAANFNGAPLNSPNDITVASDGAIWFTDPPFGIQGYGPEKANEAQPVRGIYRWKDGDLDLMSGDLTLPNGISFNDGSLFVADTADGWVYKFSVSASGLGKPEKFARAGDMADGLAFDSDNNLWLATTGGLAVFNPAGEQTYFIKIDASHISNIAVTDSLVLVTAANKVLLYSK